One window of Saccharopolyspora phatthalungensis genomic DNA carries:
- a CDS encoding DUF3039 domain-containing protein: MSSGTAPPSRSGACSVNGQRSGSMILARLRSEFAPPDRPPEVHAYRADGDPVVWVSPCGDRIKPGEAEIVDPFTGNPCPKCLMLAVLASDAPPVTRAEAEDAPPPHSGPPEVPPTDVVADSPGVMLLYAPSWRERVVHYARPDARKRKYESSTVTVGVCGKIGWGPNEHPPEDWPMCPDCIEIASKGNP, encoded by the coding sequence ATGTCGAGCGGAACGGCTCCGCCGTCGCGCTCCGGGGCGTGCAGCGTGAACGGCCAGCGCTCAGGATCGATGATCCTGGCGCGGCTACGGTCGGAGTTCGCGCCACCGGATCGGCCGCCGGAAGTGCACGCCTACCGCGCCGACGGCGATCCGGTCGTGTGGGTGTCGCCGTGCGGTGACCGGATCAAGCCTGGCGAAGCCGAGATCGTCGATCCGTTCACGGGCAACCCGTGTCCTAAGTGCCTCATGCTCGCCGTGCTCGCCAGCGACGCGCCTCCGGTCACTCGCGCAGAAGCCGAAGACGCGCCGCCGCCTCATAGTGGGCCTCCGGAGGTGCCCCCCACGGACGTCGTTGCCGATTCGCCGGGCGTGATGCTGCTTTATGCGCCTTCATGGCGCGAGCGCGTCGTCCACTACGCGAGACCCGATGCACGGAAACGGAAGTACGAGAGCTCAACCGTCACGGTGGGGGTCTGCGGAAAGATCGGGTGGGGGCCGAACGAGCATCCGCCGGAGGACTGGCCGATGTGCCCGGACTGCATCGAGATTGCGAGCAAGGGGAATCCCTAG
- a CDS encoding helix-turn-helix domain-containing protein, which translates to MSSNGPSVGARIRKARERAGMSRRVLGGLVNRSGEWVKAVETGRLQTPKLQMLTKLAHVLDVRDLAELTGNDEAVSVSRFAFGAAHQALYDVQAALTEYRLTPDTRPVDLAHLTERLAVAWKVRHSSPDHRTQLGALLPGLIRDAQRAVRVHQGAERRQARRILAGVYQLADFYVAFQPAPELVWLVADRAVTEGQEADDPYAMAAGAWALVQALRESGRWEEAISVAHDGAAQLEPYLESAPDDWHGMVGALRAENAITYARRGRHGEAWRYWESAHGIARKLGPGYRHVQTSFGLPVMKANAVTLGVELRRGGEAMQAANFDPAEIASVPRRARHMIEVARGSALQGNQTAVLAMLDRAERTAPETARFNGWARELAHSLLDRPPAGESAAVRSLAQRIGVR; encoded by the coding sequence GTGTCCTCGAACGGTCCCTCTGTTGGTGCCCGCATCCGGAAAGCGCGGGAACGCGCCGGGATGAGCCGCCGCGTGCTGGGCGGCCTCGTTAACCGCTCCGGCGAGTGGGTCAAAGCGGTCGAAACCGGCCGCTTGCAGACGCCGAAGCTCCAGATGCTCACCAAGCTTGCCCACGTGCTCGACGTCCGAGACCTCGCCGAGCTCACCGGCAATGACGAAGCGGTATCGGTGTCCCGGTTTGCTTTCGGCGCTGCGCATCAGGCGCTCTACGACGTGCAAGCCGCGTTGACCGAATACCGGCTCACGCCCGACACACGGCCGGTCGACCTTGCGCACCTGACGGAACGATTGGCGGTGGCGTGGAAGGTGCGGCACAGCTCGCCGGACCATCGCACCCAGCTCGGCGCACTGCTGCCCGGCCTCATCCGGGATGCGCAGCGAGCTGTGCGAGTACACCAGGGCGCCGAGCGTCGGCAGGCACGGCGCATCCTGGCAGGCGTCTACCAGCTCGCCGACTTCTACGTCGCGTTCCAACCCGCGCCGGAGCTGGTGTGGCTGGTCGCCGACCGGGCCGTCACCGAAGGCCAAGAGGCCGACGATCCGTACGCGATGGCGGCCGGGGCGTGGGCGCTGGTCCAGGCGCTCCGGGAGTCCGGGCGCTGGGAGGAAGCGATCAGCGTCGCCCACGACGGCGCGGCACAGTTGGAGCCTTACCTGGAATCAGCACCGGATGACTGGCACGGCATGGTCGGCGCCTTGCGCGCCGAGAACGCGATCACCTACGCGCGCCGAGGCCGGCATGGCGAAGCCTGGCGCTACTGGGAGTCGGCCCACGGCATCGCCCGGAAGCTCGGCCCCGGATACCGGCACGTGCAAACGAGTTTCGGTCTGCCGGTGATGAAGGCCAACGCGGTCACGCTGGGCGTGGAGCTGCGGCGCGGCGGAGAGGCTATGCAGGCGGCGAACTTCGATCCGGCCGAGATCGCTTCGGTGCCGCGCCGGGCACGGCACATGATCGAGGTCGCTCGCGGTTCCGCCTTGCAAGGCAATCAGACTGCAGTGTTGGCAATGCTCGACAGGGCGGAGCGGACCGCGCCGGAAACCGCCCGGTTCAACGGCTGGGCACGCGAGTTGGCGCATTCGCTTCTCGACCGTCCGCCGGCTGGCGAGTCGGCGGCGGTGCGGTCGCTAGCGCAGCGCATCGGGGTCCGCTGA
- a CDS encoding Type 1 glutamine amidotransferase-like domain-containing protein produces MRAIQTEVVAVGAQQVIRSLAYNLEIVTAVAPTIIATSMGLNRAREPWRPGPIFSYAFELARPSGIPRLCLLATAGGDQQETLERFAVSFSGDVTFSALTLFDKPNVPNVAAHLRSQDVIWVDRGSVANLLAVWRVHRLDIVLRECWQAGVVLGGESAGSLCWFAGGTTDSFGEVHAFPDGLGFLPYSNAVHYQTRRQQFQALIGNGVLPSGFATDIGAGLHFEGTKLVAAISDRKNAGAYRVERSSNGTAVETALDVRRLKRS; encoded by the coding sequence TTGCGGGCCATCCAGACTGAAGTCGTCGCGGTCGGCGCGCAGCAGGTAATTCGTTCACTCGCATACAATCTTGAAATTGTGACAGCTGTGGCGCCGACGATCATTGCTACGTCGATGGGCTTGAACCGTGCTCGCGAGCCGTGGCGGCCGGGGCCGATCTTTTCGTATGCCTTCGAGCTGGCGCGGCCATCTGGGATACCGCGGTTGTGCCTTCTGGCGACCGCTGGTGGGGATCAACAGGAGACGTTGGAACGGTTTGCGGTGTCGTTTTCCGGTGACGTGACGTTTTCAGCCTTGACCTTGTTCGACAAGCCCAACGTGCCGAATGTGGCGGCGCATCTCCGCAGCCAGGACGTGATTTGGGTCGATCGGGGCAGTGTCGCCAACTTGCTGGCGGTGTGGCGGGTTCACCGACTGGACATCGTGCTGCGCGAGTGCTGGCAGGCGGGTGTCGTACTCGGTGGCGAGTCAGCTGGCTCGCTGTGCTGGTTTGCGGGCGGCACGACCGACTCGTTCGGCGAGGTGCATGCCTTCCCTGACGGGCTGGGTTTTCTGCCGTATTCCAATGCTGTCCATTACCAGACCAGACGCCAGCAGTTCCAAGCGTTGATTGGCAACGGCGTGTTGCCTTCGGGTTTCGCCACTGATATCGGCGCTGGGCTGCATTTTGAGGGCACGAAGCTGGTCGCAGCGATCAGCGACCGCAAGAATGCGGGAGCGTACCGCGTCGAACGCAGCAGCAACGGCACTGCGGTGGAAACCGCGCTCGACGTTCGTCGGCTCAAGCGTTCGTAG
- a CDS encoding Imm1 family immunity protein — MMIKMELDDQTPLDAADVRATLTSQMSDEHVIVYLVHDNGTELAIGFRDGRGVCLWQICGDDPAVTTGGTNDDVIVYGWSEIPVPAGAELDAETVIEAAEEFAKTGTRPTGVQWRPYGVEAFPLERSPGDDLGLR, encoded by the coding sequence ATGATGATCAAGATGGAACTTGACGACCAAACGCCGCTTGACGCGGCCGATGTGCGGGCCACGCTGACCTCCCAGATGTCAGACGAGCACGTGATCGTGTACCTCGTCCACGACAACGGCACGGAGCTCGCAATCGGCTTCCGCGACGGTCGGGGCGTTTGTCTGTGGCAGATCTGCGGCGACGACCCTGCGGTGACGACCGGTGGAACGAACGACGACGTGATCGTCTACGGATGGTCTGAGATTCCGGTCCCGGCGGGCGCGGAACTCGACGCGGAAACCGTGATCGAGGCGGCCGAGGAGTTCGCGAAGACGGGCACGCGGCCGACCGGTGTCCAGTGGCGTCCTTACGGAGTCGAAGCGTTCCCGCTCGAAAGGTCGCCAGGTGACGATCTCGGACTCCGGTAG
- a CDS encoding DddA-like double-stranded DNA deaminase toxin produces the protein MSALEDVQQQLVGDRPIPGQFRSNQRDIWVDEADQRIKALGIRAPWFLPFHVELRAAAMTIRRGVTAAEVVINNVPCGYQTRPPGCHQVLEPFLPEGSQVTVSGTDNKGRPYRRTYQGKAKR, from the coding sequence ATGTCTGCACTCGAAGACGTCCAGCAGCAGCTGGTTGGCGACCGGCCAATCCCTGGACAGTTCCGGTCCAACCAACGAGACATCTGGGTCGACGAGGCAGACCAACGGATCAAGGCGCTCGGTATCCGGGCTCCGTGGTTCCTGCCCTTTCATGTCGAGCTGCGGGCCGCTGCGATGACGATCCGCAGAGGCGTAACCGCTGCGGAAGTTGTGATCAACAACGTCCCATGCGGCTACCAGACGCGCCCGCCAGGCTGTCACCAGGTGCTAGAGCCGTTCCTGCCGGAGGGTTCGCAGGTGACCGTGTCGGGTACGGACAACAAGGGGCGCCCCTACCGGCGCACCTACCAGGGGAAGGCGAAGCGATGA
- a CDS encoding cation:dicarboxylate symporter family transporter: MASKDAAQTHRRDRTHYLYIAVIIAVLAGIAVGFLAPDLGKALKPLGTGFVNLIKMMISPVIFCTIVLGVGGVRKAAKVGKVGGLALVYFMVMSVVALIIGLLVGNVLHPGEGLHITDSLRGQGAQQAGEGAESTTDFLLGIIPHTLVSSLTEGQVLQTLLVALLAGFALQAMGDKGAPILRGIEHLQRLVFKMLAMVMWAAPVGAFGAIAAVVGATGVQALKGLAVIMLGFYTTCLLFVFLVLGPVLWMFARVNIFSLLRYLGREFLLILSTSSSEAALPRLIAKMEHLGVSKPVVGITVPTGYSFNLDGTMIYLTMASLFIASALGDPLSIAEQVGLLLFMMVASKGAAGVSGAGLATLAGGLQSHRPELLDGVGLIVGIDRFMSEARALTNFAGNAVATVLIGAWTKELDRDQMKQVFAGDSPFNERSFVDEGHGGSPEEKTEKTPATTAS, translated from the coding sequence GTGGCAAGCAAAGACGCTGCGCAGACACACCGTCGGGATCGCACGCATTACCTCTACATAGCGGTGATCATCGCGGTCCTGGCCGGGATCGCGGTCGGCTTCCTGGCCCCCGACCTCGGCAAAGCCCTCAAACCACTGGGCACCGGCTTCGTGAACCTGATCAAGATGATGATCTCGCCGGTCATCTTCTGCACCATCGTGCTCGGCGTGGGCGGCGTCCGGAAGGCCGCCAAGGTCGGCAAGGTCGGCGGCCTCGCGCTGGTCTACTTCATGGTCATGTCCGTGGTGGCGCTGATCATCGGGCTGCTGGTGGGCAACGTGCTGCACCCCGGCGAGGGCCTGCACATCACCGACTCGCTGCGCGGCCAGGGTGCTCAGCAGGCCGGCGAGGGCGCCGAGAGCACCACGGACTTCCTGCTCGGGATCATTCCGCACACCCTGGTGTCGTCGCTGACCGAGGGACAGGTCCTGCAGACCCTGCTGGTCGCGCTGCTGGCCGGCTTCGCGTTGCAGGCCATGGGCGACAAGGGCGCCCCGATCCTGCGCGGCATCGAGCACCTCCAGCGGCTGGTGTTCAAGATGCTGGCGATGGTCATGTGGGCCGCGCCGGTCGGCGCGTTCGGCGCGATCGCCGCGGTCGTCGGCGCGACCGGTGTACAGGCGCTCAAGGGCCTGGCCGTGATCATGCTCGGCTTCTACACCACGTGCCTGCTGTTCGTGTTCCTGGTGCTCGGCCCGGTGCTGTGGATGTTCGCCCGGGTCAACATCTTCTCGCTGCTGCGGTACCTGGGCCGCGAGTTCCTGCTGATCCTGTCCACCTCGTCGTCGGAGGCCGCGCTGCCGCGGCTGATCGCGAAGATGGAGCACCTCGGGGTGAGCAAGCCGGTGGTGGGCATCACGGTGCCGACCGGTTACTCGTTCAACCTGGACGGCACCATGATCTACCTGACCATGGCGTCGCTGTTCATCGCGAGCGCGCTGGGCGACCCGCTGTCGATCGCCGAGCAGGTCGGGCTGCTGCTGTTCATGATGGTCGCCTCGAAGGGCGCGGCCGGCGTCAGCGGCGCCGGGCTGGCCACGCTTGCGGGCGGGCTGCAGTCGCACCGGCCGGAATTGCTGGACGGCGTCGGCTTGATCGTGGGCATCGACCGGTTCATGTCCGAGGCACGGGCGCTGACCAACTTCGCGGGCAACGCGGTGGCCACCGTCCTCATCGGAGCGTGGACCAAGGAGCTCGACCGCGACCAGATGAAGCAGGTGTTCGCGGGCGACAGCCCGTTCAACGAGCGGTCCTTTGTAGACGAAGGCCACGGCGGCAGCCCCGAAGAAAAAACCGAAAAGACGCCCGCCACCACGGCCAGCTGA
- a CDS encoding ATP-binding protein, whose product MPAAGDRNWFGRVRPSWSLARQLFVLQVVVVAVVVLAGAALAWYDAQQRNEDAARDKVVAVSRTLAAQPAVRDGLTAPNPTATLQPLAERVRADTGVDFITIMSPAGIRYTHPDPTRIGQRFLGHIEQAVAGQVFTETYTGTLGPSVRAVVPVYDDAHRLVGLVSVGITVQVLTAALREQVIAMVAVAAGALLVGGLLTYLVSARIRRHTHGLRPAELSRMYEYHDAILHAVREGLLLVAPSGQVTLCNDGAAVLLSLDPAETEGEHVSELGLPKSLVDTLGSGRTVRDEVHLTDERVLLVNVSQIRSGDRDLGAVVTLRDHTELQALSGELDSMRGFAESLRSQAHESANRLHTVVSLIELGRAEEAVAFATAELRLAQQLTDRVVGAVGEPVIAAVLLGKSAEAGERGAEVVLGAGTEIDDVDVEHIDSRDLVTILGNLIDNAVEAALEGPRPRVEVTIRSTADGVLIRVADSGPGVDPDSAQQVFQRGWSTKDDGRGLGLTLVGQSVRRHRGSIEVHNDGGAVFTVRLPPGSDGAR is encoded by the coding sequence ATGCCTGCAGCCGGTGACCGCAACTGGTTCGGCCGCGTCCGGCCCAGCTGGAGCCTGGCCCGCCAGCTGTTCGTGCTGCAGGTGGTCGTGGTGGCCGTCGTGGTGCTCGCGGGCGCCGCGCTGGCCTGGTACGACGCGCAGCAGCGCAACGAGGACGCGGCCCGGGACAAGGTCGTCGCGGTGTCGCGCACCCTCGCCGCGCAACCCGCCGTCCGCGACGGGTTGACGGCGCCGAATCCGACCGCCACGTTGCAGCCGCTGGCCGAACGGGTCCGGGCCGACACCGGGGTCGATTTCATCACGATCATGTCCCCGGCCGGGATCCGCTACACGCACCCCGACCCGACGCGCATCGGGCAGCGGTTCCTCGGGCACATCGAGCAGGCCGTGGCCGGGCAGGTGTTCACCGAGACCTACACCGGCACGCTCGGCCCGTCGGTGCGCGCGGTGGTGCCCGTCTACGACGACGCGCATCGGCTGGTGGGCCTGGTGTCGGTCGGCATCACGGTGCAGGTGCTCACCGCCGCGCTGCGCGAGCAGGTGATCGCGATGGTCGCGGTCGCGGCGGGGGCGCTGCTGGTCGGCGGACTGCTGACGTACCTGGTCAGCGCGCGGATCCGCCGCCACACCCACGGGCTGCGGCCCGCCGAGCTGAGCCGCATGTACGAGTACCACGACGCGATCCTGCATGCGGTGCGCGAAGGGCTGCTGCTGGTGGCACCGTCCGGGCAGGTCACGTTGTGCAACGATGGGGCCGCTGTGTTGCTGTCGCTGGATCCCGCCGAAACCGAAGGCGAACACGTGTCCGAGCTCGGGCTGCCGAAGTCTCTCGTCGACACCCTCGGGTCCGGGCGCACGGTGCGCGACGAGGTCCACCTGACCGATGAGCGCGTGCTGCTGGTCAACGTCTCGCAGATCCGCAGCGGCGATCGCGACCTGGGTGCCGTGGTCACGCTGCGGGACCACACCGAATTGCAGGCGTTGAGCGGCGAACTCGACTCGATGCGCGGCTTCGCCGAGTCGCTGCGTTCCCAGGCCCACGAGTCGGCGAACCGGCTGCACACGGTGGTTTCGTTGATCGAACTGGGCCGCGCCGAGGAAGCCGTCGCGTTCGCCACGGCGGAACTGCGGCTCGCCCAGCAGCTCACCGATCGCGTCGTCGGTGCCGTCGGCGAGCCGGTGATCGCCGCTGTGCTGCTGGGCAAGAGCGCCGAGGCGGGGGAGCGCGGCGCGGAGGTCGTCCTCGGTGCCGGCACCGAGATCGACGACGTCGATGTCGAGCACATCGACTCCCGGGATCTGGTGACCATCCTCGGTAACCTGATCGACAATGCCGTCGAGGCGGCGCTGGAAGGCCCGCGTCCGCGCGTCGAGGTGACCATTCGGTCCACTGCGGACGGCGTGCTGATCCGGGTCGCCGACAGCGGGCCGGGCGTCGATCCGGACAGCGCCCAGCAGGTCTTCCAGCGCGGCTGGTCGACCAAGGACGACGGCCGCGGGCTCGGGCTCACGCTGGTCGGGCAGAGCGTGCGCCGCCATCGCGGCAGCATCGAGGTGCACAACGACGGTGGCGCGGTGTTCACCGTCCGGCTGCCGCCCGGATCGGATGGGGCGCGGTGA
- a CDS encoding response regulator, translating into MISVLVVEDDPLVGEAHETYVNRLDGFTVAGRVRTGQDALRFVERTPVDLVLLDLRLPDMDGLQVARALRTAGSDADVIAVTSARDLKVVRAAVSSGVVQYLLKPFTFAAMREKLEHYARFRTSLGHDREVSSQAEIDRAFSALRGVDRAALPKGMGEETLAAVVSALRANPDGGSAGPVGEAAGVSRVTARRYLEYLVNNGMAERRPLYGAVGRPEMAYRWIGES; encoded by the coding sequence GTGATCTCGGTTCTGGTCGTCGAAGACGATCCGCTGGTCGGCGAGGCGCACGAGACCTACGTCAACCGGCTCGACGGGTTCACGGTGGCCGGCCGGGTGCGGACCGGGCAGGATGCGCTGCGGTTCGTCGAGCGCACCCCGGTCGACCTAGTGCTGCTGGATCTGCGGCTGCCCGACATGGACGGCCTGCAGGTCGCTCGGGCGCTGCGCACCGCGGGCAGCGATGCCGACGTGATCGCGGTGACCTCGGCCCGCGACCTCAAGGTGGTGCGGGCCGCGGTCTCCAGCGGCGTGGTGCAGTACCTGTTGAAGCCGTTCACGTTCGCGGCGATGCGGGAGAAACTGGAGCACTACGCGCGATTCCGGACCAGCCTCGGACACGACCGGGAGGTCAGCAGCCAGGCCGAGATCGACCGGGCGTTCTCCGCGCTGCGGGGCGTCGACCGCGCGGCGCTGCCGAAGGGCATGGGCGAGGAGACTCTCGCGGCGGTCGTCTCGGCGCTGCGCGCCAACCCCGACGGTGGCTCGGCAGGCCCGGTCGGCGAAGCGGCCGGAGTGTCCCGCGTGACCGCCCGTCGTTACCTGGAATACCTGGTCAACAACGGCATGGCCGAGCGGCGCCCGCTGTACGGCGCGGTCGGCCGCCCGGAGATGGCCTACCGATGGATCGGCGAGTCCTGA
- a CDS encoding DoxX family protein gives MTTAASRPAWQMWLFHTTAPRATVLIRIAVGGIFLSEGIQKFLFPGELGTGRFAKIALLPQPAVWANADGIFEIICGVLIILGLVTRLATIPMIVDMVGAQVLTKFTMAAHQGAWVYLHESRVEHGQLLGLVFLLIVGAGGWSLDAALASRMGMRRNENSPLRS, from the coding sequence ATGACCACTGCAGCTTCTCGCCCCGCCTGGCAGATGTGGTTGTTCCACACGACCGCGCCGAGGGCGACCGTGCTCATCCGCATCGCGGTCGGTGGGATCTTCCTCTCGGAAGGCATCCAGAAATTCCTGTTCCCAGGTGAACTCGGCACGGGCCGGTTCGCCAAGATCGCTCTCCTGCCGCAGCCCGCGGTGTGGGCCAACGCCGACGGAATTTTCGAAATCATCTGCGGCGTCCTGATCATCCTGGGGTTGGTGACCCGCCTGGCGACCATCCCGATGATCGTCGACATGGTGGGGGCGCAGGTCCTCACCAAGTTCACGATGGCGGCCCACCAGGGGGCGTGGGTCTACCTCCACGAATCCCGCGTCGAACACGGCCAGTTGCTCGGTTTGGTGTTCCTCCTCATCGTGGGTGCCGGCGGCTGGTCGCTGGACGCGGCCCTGGCAAGCCGGATGGGCATGCGACGCAACGAGAATTCCCCCTTGCGGTCCTGA
- the soxR gene encoding redox-sensitive transcriptional activator SoxR — protein MSKLPSLLTIGEVAHRSGVAQTALRFYEQRGLIATTRTSGNQRRYDRSVLRRLAFIRSAQRVGLSLEQISEALATLPADHAPTKSDWARLSRRWRDELDARIDGLQRLRDRLTGCIGCGCLSLRTCALHNADDKLAEFGPGAPLLRPTGDRR, from the coding sequence GTGTCGAAGCTACCGAGCCTGCTGACGATCGGAGAGGTCGCCCACCGCAGCGGGGTCGCCCAGACTGCGCTGCGCTTCTACGAGCAGCGCGGGCTGATCGCCACCACCCGCACCTCCGGCAACCAGCGCCGCTACGACCGCTCGGTGCTGCGCCGACTCGCGTTCATCCGCTCCGCGCAGCGGGTCGGCCTGAGCTTGGAGCAGATCTCCGAGGCGCTGGCGACGCTGCCGGCCGACCACGCTCCGACCAAATCGGACTGGGCCCGGTTGTCCCGCCGCTGGCGCGATGAGCTGGACGCGCGCATCGACGGCCTGCAACGGCTGCGCGACCGCCTCACCGGCTGCATCGGCTGCGGTTGCCTGTCGCTGCGCACCTGCGCGCTGCACAACGCCGACGACAAGCTGGCGGAGTTCGGTCCCGGCGCCCCGCTGCTGCGCCCGACAGGAGACCGCCGCTGA
- the hisH gene encoding imidazole glycerol phosphate synthase subunit HisH, with amino-acid sequence MARVVILDYGSGNLRSAERALQRVGADVEVTADHRAAVEADGLVVPGVGAFAACMEGLLKVGGDKIIDHRLAGDRPVLGICVGMQVLFDEGVEHGMQANGCGQWPGTVERLHAEILPHMGWNEVRPPADSTLFAGMEPGTRFYFVHSFGVRKWQLPPSERIAPPLVTWAEHGEPFVAAVENGPLSATQFHPEKSGEAGARLLRNWLDSL; translated from the coding sequence GTGGCACGAGTCGTCATCTTGGACTACGGATCAGGCAATCTCCGCTCCGCCGAGCGCGCGCTTCAGCGTGTCGGGGCCGACGTCGAGGTGACCGCCGATCATCGTGCCGCGGTGGAGGCCGACGGTCTGGTCGTGCCGGGGGTCGGGGCGTTCGCGGCCTGCATGGAAGGTCTGCTCAAGGTCGGCGGCGACAAGATCATCGACCACCGGCTGGCCGGCGACCGCCCGGTCCTCGGGATCTGCGTGGGCATGCAGGTGCTCTTCGACGAAGGCGTCGAGCACGGCATGCAGGCCAACGGCTGCGGCCAGTGGCCGGGCACGGTCGAGCGGCTGCACGCCGAGATCCTGCCGCACATGGGCTGGAACGAGGTGCGGCCACCCGCGGACAGCACCCTGTTCGCCGGGATGGAGCCGGGCACCCGGTTCTACTTCGTGCACTCCTTCGGCGTCCGCAAGTGGCAGCTGCCGCCGTCGGAGCGGATCGCGCCGCCGCTGGTGACCTGGGCCGAGCACGGCGAACCGTTCGTGGCGGCGGTGGAGAATGGGCCGCTGTCGGCGACTCAGTTCCACCCGGAGAAGTCCGGCGAGGCGGGCGCCCGGCTGCTGCGGAACTGGCTGGACAGCCTGTAA
- the priA gene encoding bifunctional 1-(5-phosphoribosyl)-5-((5-phosphoribosylamino)methylideneamino)imidazole-4-carboxamide isomerase/phosphoribosylanthranilate isomerase PriA, with product MTFTLLPAVDVADGQAVRLVQGAAGTETSYGDPLEAALAWQRAGAEWIHLVDLDAAFGRGSNRELLAEVTGKLDVQVELSGGIRDDASLEAALATGCVRVNLGTAALENPDWADRVVAEYGDRVAVGLDVRITEQGHRLAARGWTKDGGDLWEVLARLDAAGCRRYVVTDVSKDGTLQGPNIELLREVCSRTDAPVIASGGVSSVDDLVELSKLAPVGLEGSIVGKALYAQNFTLEEALAAVR from the coding sequence GTGACTTTCACCTTGCTTCCCGCTGTTGACGTCGCCGACGGTCAGGCCGTCCGCCTGGTGCAAGGCGCCGCCGGTACCGAAACCTCCTACGGTGACCCGTTGGAGGCCGCGTTGGCCTGGCAGCGTGCGGGGGCCGAGTGGATCCATCTGGTCGACCTGGACGCCGCTTTCGGCCGCGGCTCGAACCGGGAACTGCTGGCCGAGGTGACCGGCAAGCTCGACGTGCAGGTGGAGCTTTCCGGCGGTATCCGCGACGATGCCTCACTGGAGGCCGCGCTGGCCACCGGCTGCGTCCGGGTCAACCTGGGAACGGCCGCGCTGGAGAACCCCGACTGGGCGGACCGGGTGGTCGCCGAGTACGGCGACCGGGTCGCGGTCGGGCTGGACGTGCGGATCACCGAGCAAGGGCACCGGCTGGCCGCGCGCGGCTGGACCAAGGACGGCGGCGACCTGTGGGAGGTGCTGGCCCGGCTGGACGCCGCCGGCTGCCGCCGCTACGTGGTCACCGACGTCAGCAAGGACGGCACCCTGCAGGGGCCGAATATCGAGCTGCTGCGCGAGGTCTGCTCGCGCACCGACGCGCCCGTGATCGCCTCCGGCGGTGTGTCCAGTGTGGACGATCTGGTGGAACTGTCGAAGCTCGCGCCGGTCGGCCTGGAGGGCTCGATCGTTGGTAAGGCCCTCTACGCCCAGAACTTCACCCTCGAAGAGGCCCTCGCCGCGGTGCGCTGA
- the hisF gene encoding imidazole glycerol phosphate synthase subunit HisF — protein MAVAVRVIPCLDVDQGRVVKGVNFTNLRDAGDPVELARAYDAEGADELTFLDVTASSADRETTFDVVRRTAEQVFIPLTVGGGVRSTDDINRLLRAGADKVSLNTAAIARPELLSEASQRFGAQCVVLSVDARRVPEGGQQTPSGYEVTTHGGRRGTGICAVEWAAKGQQLGVGEILLNSMDADGTKAGFDLEMIRAVREVVDVPLIASGGAGAVEHFAPAVHAGADAVLAASVFHFGQLRIGEVKEAMRAEGITVR, from the coding sequence ATGGCCGTTGCGGTGCGTGTGATCCCCTGCCTGGACGTTGATCAGGGGCGGGTCGTCAAGGGTGTCAATTTCACCAACCTCCGGGACGCCGGCGACCCCGTGGAGCTCGCCCGGGCCTACGACGCCGAAGGCGCCGACGAGCTGACTTTCTTGGACGTCACGGCGTCCTCGGCCGACCGGGAGACCACCTTCGACGTGGTCCGTCGCACCGCCGAGCAGGTGTTCATTCCGTTGACCGTCGGCGGTGGTGTGCGCAGCACCGACGACATCAACCGCCTGCTGCGCGCCGGGGCCGACAAGGTCAGCCTGAACACCGCGGCGATCGCCCGGCCGGAGCTGCTCAGCGAGGCTTCGCAGCGCTTCGGCGCCCAGTGCGTCGTGCTGTCGGTGGACGCGCGGCGCGTGCCCGAAGGCGGACAGCAGACGCCATCCGGCTACGAGGTCACCACCCACGGTGGCCGGCGCGGCACCGGGATCTGCGCCGTGGAGTGGGCGGCGAAGGGCCAGCAGCTCGGCGTCGGCGAGATCCTGCTGAACTCGATGGACGCCGACGGCACCAAGGCCGGCTTCGACCTGGAGATGATCCGCGCGGTGCGCGAGGTCGTCGACGTGCCGCTGATCGCCAGCGGCGGTGCCGGTGCGGTCGAGCACTTCGCGCCCGCCGTGCACGCCGGGGCGGACGCGGTGCTGGCCGCCAGCGTGTTCCACTTCGGACAGCTGCGGATCGGCGAGGTCAAGGAGGCCATGCGGGCGGAAGGGATCACGGTGCGATGA